The Lysobacter sp. genome includes a window with the following:
- a CDS encoding type IV pilin protein codes for MIHSRITRRRSSRPASRRTAGFTLVELIIVVLIIAVLAAIAYPAYQDSVVKTRRGAAKSCLLESELFMQRFYTTNLRYNLTLPPANAAVVLPACTAGTDVTNHYNVALTAVAARTYTLTATPQGLQAAKDTDCGILSINQLGAKTKTGTETLDYCW; via the coding sequence ATGATCCACAGCCGTATCACCCGTCGCCGTTCGAGCCGCCCGGCATCCCGCCGCACGGCCGGTTTCACCCTGGTCGAGTTGATCATCGTCGTGTTGATCATCGCCGTGCTGGCGGCCATCGCCTATCCGGCGTACCAGGATTCGGTGGTCAAGACCCGTCGCGGTGCGGCGAAGTCCTGCCTGCTCGAATCCGAGCTGTTCATGCAGCGCTTCTACACCACCAATCTGCGCTACAACCTGACGTTGCCTCCGGCCAACGCGGCGGTGGTGCTGCCTGCCTGCACCGCAGGGACCGATGTGACCAACCACTACAACGTCGCGCTCACGGCGGTCGCCGCCAGAACGTACACGCTGACGGCGACGCCACAAGGCCTGCAGGCTGCGAAGGACACCGATTGCGGCATCCTCAGCATCAACCAGCTGGGCGCGAAGACCAAGACAGGTACGGAGACGCTCGATTACTGCTGGTAA
- a CDS encoding prepilin-type N-terminal cleavage/methylation domain-containing protein, translating to MSRPRPPLSSHRRAHGFTLLDLLIALTILGILFGIAIPGLKNAVARVQAGSARSALTATLFDAQRHATVLGREVVICPGESQCVGGADWSQGWLAFIDHNGDRMHGPGEQIVRQEPGLPAGVRLRGTVGRPRIVYQPNGGNAGANITFTLCDRRGPRDALALILSNGGRLRSTRAAPPAGAACAVGL from the coding sequence ATGTCCCGCCCTCGCCCGCCCCTGTCGTCCCACCGCCGCGCCCACGGCTTCACCCTGCTGGATCTGCTGATCGCGCTGACCATTCTCGGCATCCTGTTCGGCATCGCCATCCCCGGCCTGAAGAACGCCGTCGCCCGGGTCCAGGCCGGCTCGGCGCGCAGCGCGCTCACCGCAACCCTGTTCGATGCGCAGCGGCACGCCACCGTTCTCGGGCGGGAGGTCGTGATCTGCCCCGGCGAATCGCAGTGCGTCGGCGGCGCCGACTGGAGCCAAGGCTGGCTGGCGTTCATCGACCACAACGGCGACCGCATGCACGGACCGGGCGAGCAGATCGTCCGCCAGGAACCCGGACTGCCTGCTGGTGTGCGCCTGCGCGGCACCGTCGGCCGCCCCCGCATCGTGTATCAACCCAACGGTGGCAATGCCGGCGCGAACATCACGTTCACGCTCTGCGACCGGCGCGGGCCCAGGGACGCGCTGGCGCTGATCCTGTCCAACGGTGGCCGCTTGCGCAGCACGCGGGCCGCGCCGCCTGCCGGGGCCGCCTGTGCGGTCGGGCTGTGA
- the uvrB gene encoding excinuclease ABC subunit UvrB, whose protein sequence is MSDTAFQLVAPYEPAGDQPQAIAALIDGFESGLAKQTLLGVTGSGKTYTIANVIQAVQKPTLVMAHNKTLAAQLYGEFKAFFPHNAVEYFVSYYDYYQPEAYVPSSDTFIEKDSSINEHIEQMRLSATKALLERRDAIIVCTVSAIYGLGDPNEYFKMVLHMVRGERIDQRELIRRLTAMQYSRNDTELRRGTYRVRGEVIDVHPAESDVEALRIELFDGEIEQLTVFDPLTGETMRKLPRYTIYPKSHYVTTRRTVLDAIEAIKVELRERLEQLYAANKLVEAQRLAQRTQFDLEMMAEVGFCSGIENYSRHLTGRMPNEAPPCLFDYLTPDALLVVDESHVTVPQIGAMFKGDRARKETLVEFGFRLPSALDNRPLRFEEWEARSPRTIFVSATPREYEIEKSQGQVVELVVRPTGLIDPIVEIRPVGTQVDDLLGEISERVAMGDRVLVTTLTKRMAENLTEYLGDHGVRVRYLHSDIETVERVEIIRDLRLGKFDVLVGINLLREGLDMPEVSLVAILDADKEGFLRSAGSLIQTIGRAARNVRGKAILYADVVTRSMKAALEETGRRREKQLEYNAEHGIVPTSIIREIMDVMEGARSELAPGDRKGRGRSQRVAEPIENYAALPPAQIAARIAALEAAMYQHARDLEFEDAARVRDEIRKLKEASLG, encoded by the coding sequence CTGTCCGATACCGCCTTCCAACTGGTGGCGCCCTACGAGCCCGCCGGCGACCAGCCGCAGGCGATCGCGGCGCTGATCGACGGCTTCGAAAGCGGATTGGCGAAGCAGACGCTGCTGGGCGTGACCGGTTCGGGCAAGACCTACACCATCGCCAACGTGATCCAGGCGGTGCAGAAGCCGACCCTGGTGATGGCGCACAACAAAACGCTGGCGGCGCAGCTCTACGGCGAGTTCAAGGCGTTCTTCCCGCACAACGCGGTCGAGTATTTCGTCAGCTATTACGACTACTACCAGCCCGAAGCCTACGTGCCGTCCAGCGATACCTTCATCGAGAAGGACAGCTCGATCAACGAGCATATCGAGCAGATGCGGCTGTCGGCGACCAAGGCGCTGCTGGAACGCCGCGACGCGATCATCGTGTGCACGGTGTCGGCGATCTACGGCTTGGGCGACCCGAACGAATACTTCAAGATGGTGCTGCACATGGTGCGCGGCGAACGCATCGACCAGCGCGAGCTGATCCGCCGCCTTACCGCGATGCAGTACTCGCGCAACGACACCGAACTGCGCCGCGGCACCTATCGCGTGCGCGGCGAAGTGATCGATGTGCATCCGGCCGAATCCGACGTCGAAGCGCTGCGGATCGAGCTGTTCGACGGCGAGATCGAGCAGTTGACGGTGTTCGACCCGCTGACCGGCGAAACCATGCGCAAGCTGCCGCGCTACACCATCTACCCGAAGTCGCATTACGTCACCACGCGACGCACGGTGCTGGATGCCATCGAAGCGATCAAGGTCGAGCTTCGCGAACGCCTGGAACAGCTGTACGCGGCGAACAAACTGGTGGAAGCGCAACGCTTGGCGCAGCGCACCCAGTTCGATCTGGAGATGATGGCCGAGGTCGGCTTCTGCAGCGGCATCGAGAATTATTCGCGACATCTGACCGGGCGCATGCCGAACGAAGCGCCGCCGTGCCTGTTCGACTACCTGACGCCGGACGCGCTGCTGGTGGTCGACGAGTCGCACGTGACCGTGCCGCAGATCGGCGCGATGTTCAAAGGCGACCGTGCGCGCAAGGAAACGCTGGTGGAGTTCGGCTTCCGGCTGCCGTCGGCGCTGGACAACCGGCCGCTGCGCTTCGAGGAATGGGAAGCGCGCTCGCCGCGCACCATCTTCGTGTCGGCGACGCCGCGCGAGTACGAAATCGAGAAGTCGCAGGGCCAGGTGGTCGAACTGGTGGTGCGGCCGACGGGGCTGATCGATCCGATCGTCGAGATCCGTCCGGTCGGCACCCAGGTCGACGATCTGCTCGGCGAGATCAGCGAGCGGGTGGCGATGGGCGATCGCGTGCTGGTGACCACGCTGACCAAGCGCATGGCCGAGAATCTCACCGAATATCTCGGCGATCACGGCGTGCGCGTGCGCTATCTGCACTCCGACATTGAGACGGTCGAGCGCGTCGAGATCATCCGCGATCTGCGCCTCGGGAAATTCGATGTGCTGGTGGGCATCAACCTGCTGCGCGAGGGCTTGGACATGCCGGAAGTGTCGCTGGTGGCGATCCTGGACGCCGACAAGGAGGGTTTCCTGCGTTCCGCAGGGTCGCTGATCCAGACCATCGGCCGCGCCGCGCGCAACGTGCGCGGCAAGGCGATTCTCTACGCCGATGTGGTGACGCGTTCGATGAAGGCCGCGCTGGAAGAAACCGGCCGGCGCCGTGAGAAGCAGTTGGAATACAACGCGGAGCACGGGATCGTGCCGACCTCGATCATCCGCGAGATCATGGATGTGATGGAAGGCGCGCGCAGCGAGCTGGCGCCGGGCGACCGCAAGGGTCGCGGCAGGAGTCAGCGCGTGGCCGAACCGATCGAGAACTACGCCGCGTTGCCTCCGGCGCAGATCGCGGCGCGGATCGCGGCGCTGGAAGCGGCGATGTACCAGCACGCGCGCGATCTGGAATTCGAGGATGCGGCGCGCGTGCGCGACGAGATCCGCAAACTGAAAGAAGCGAGTCTGGGGTGA
- a CDS encoding protein kinase → MPDISDAVLQDIQVRLEEFLKARAGYTAATYIDSGGSAAIFRVDTPAGYRAIKVYDPKFFLESNAKAEARRLDLQRALIGHECPTLVAVYSVEEAVGTAFIEMEYVAWPQLKKVLPNVPDDKVSSLTQQLVEAVTFLEKLDIVHRDVKPENIHVTEDFSKLKLIDLGVARGLTLPDEEGAEATDHGKRRRFISTAQYSSPEYLFRLDAPSPSLWKALNLYQVGAVLHDLINKRALFQDEVDIDNRFVVAKAVLTKTPTFPDTDPTRLATQKALAARCLAKDMNTRLQIVGWSDFTFETSTDPLAALKSRLAKGAGLAGSQAAASAEARLQFERETFSKRFCESIRTELIAVANKAVQITMMQNHRGAAFGYSFGLAIGAVTVVTEICFDWFEDMQNTSARVSIGAVIKSGESEVPQPSPQVIAAATINQSEEVVSLEVAYRVAEVLSQVLDMLDSVEDKSVLHGTDIGRICFGKG, encoded by the coding sequence GTGCCGGACATTTCGGACGCTGTACTTCAGGATATTCAAGTCCGACTCGAAGAATTCTTGAAAGCACGCGCGGGGTATACGGCAGCGACGTATATCGACTCAGGCGGCTCAGCCGCCATCTTCCGAGTTGACACCCCTGCCGGGTACAGGGCTATCAAGGTGTACGACCCCAAGTTCTTCTTGGAGTCAAACGCGAAAGCAGAAGCCCGGCGGCTGGACCTTCAACGCGCACTGATTGGTCATGAATGTCCGACCCTTGTCGCTGTCTATAGCGTAGAGGAGGCGGTGGGAACCGCCTTTATCGAAATGGAGTACGTGGCATGGCCGCAGCTGAAAAAGGTACTGCCGAACGTTCCTGACGACAAGGTTTCAAGCCTCACGCAGCAGCTCGTCGAGGCAGTCACGTTTCTAGAGAAGCTCGATATTGTTCACCGAGACGTTAAGCCTGAGAACATTCATGTCACGGAAGACTTCTCGAAGCTTAAGCTCATTGACCTCGGCGTCGCCCGCGGGTTGACCCTGCCGGATGAAGAGGGAGCAGAAGCAACCGACCACGGTAAGCGTCGTCGTTTTATCTCCACTGCACAGTACAGCTCGCCGGAATACCTATTCCGGCTTGACGCTCCATCTCCAAGCCTGTGGAAGGCGCTCAACCTCTACCAAGTTGGCGCTGTCCTCCACGACCTGATTAACAAGAGGGCGTTATTTCAGGACGAGGTTGACATCGATAATAGGTTCGTGGTCGCCAAAGCCGTCCTCACTAAGACTCCTACATTTCCCGATACTGATCCAACGAGGCTCGCCACGCAGAAGGCCCTTGCAGCGAGGTGCCTCGCGAAGGACATGAACACGCGCTTGCAAATTGTTGGTTGGAGTGATTTCACTTTCGAGACGTCAACTGACCCGCTCGCCGCATTGAAGTCACGCCTTGCGAAGGGGGCCGGGCTTGCGGGGAGCCAAGCCGCAGCGTCTGCTGAAGCACGACTGCAATTCGAACGCGAGACTTTCTCCAAACGATTCTGCGAATCAATCCGTACCGAGCTGATTGCCGTCGCGAATAAGGCCGTACAAATCACGATGATGCAGAATCACAGAGGGGCAGCTTTCGGCTACAGCTTTGGCCTCGCAATTGGTGCTGTCACTGTAGTGACGGAAATTTGCTTCGATTGGTTTGAGGACATGCAGAACACCTCTGCTCGCGTATCAATTGGCGCCGTCATCAAAAGTGGAGAATCGGAAGTCCCCCAACCAAGTCCACAGGTAATTGCGGCGGCCACAATCAATCAATCCGAGGAAGTTGTTTCGCTAGAAGTCGCTTATCGCGTGGCCGAGGTACTTAGCCAAGTGCTGGACATGCTAGATTCTGTAGAAGACAAGAGCGTGCTTCACGGGACCGACATTGGCCGAATTTGCTTTGGCAAGGGATAA
- a CDS encoding AAA family ATPase, whose product MDTSWWVSKEELDEAQQEFIKLPAHGKYQLEGPAGSGKTNLLLLRAQFVAGKGEKNVLIITFTKSLCDFMRSGLVGIIEADQVRTFHSWAYWHIRRYLKVNLIEKGVNFDDATRLKTVELLREANTKLPTAKPYSSIFVDEVQDLTVDELECLLTLADNVCVCGDLKQGIYQCNGLDIANVLGLQRHTLSRHYRIGQRIAQVADRLLPPPSPVESLEATSNYNAKKMGTSSAELHHCANRDEQFQKMYDLIGIQLVAFHGDKIGIFCGKRDTAKEVTERFQGTDLEGQVCIHNGDSDGFSSDCPIHVMTMTSSKGVEFRAVHLYGIEELHSGSPLSRPTLAYTAITRAKTALNSYCTVKTNSELESAFAQPKHMELDDLFPKKL is encoded by the coding sequence ATGGACACTAGCTGGTGGGTTTCCAAGGAAGAGCTTGACGAGGCGCAGCAAGAATTCATCAAGCTGCCTGCGCATGGGAAATACCAACTCGAAGGCCCTGCAGGCTCCGGTAAGACTAACCTCCTTTTGCTGCGCGCTCAGTTCGTGGCGGGCAAGGGTGAAAAGAACGTACTTATCATTACATTCACGAAGTCACTATGTGACTTCATGCGCAGCGGCTTAGTTGGCATCATTGAAGCTGACCAAGTACGAACCTTTCATTCGTGGGCGTATTGGCACATTCGGCGCTACCTAAAGGTTAACCTCATCGAAAAGGGCGTAAATTTTGATGACGCGACACGGCTCAAGACCGTCGAGTTGTTGCGAGAAGCCAACACGAAGCTTCCCACTGCAAAACCCTATAGCTCCATCTTCGTTGACGAGGTTCAAGACCTTACGGTTGACGAACTAGAGTGCCTCCTCACCCTTGCGGACAATGTCTGTGTTTGCGGGGACCTGAAACAGGGCATTTACCAATGCAACGGCCTCGATATTGCGAATGTATTGGGGCTTCAACGCCATACGCTAAGTCGCCACTACAGAATAGGACAACGAATCGCTCAAGTTGCTGACCGACTTCTGCCGCCGCCTTCGCCGGTGGAGTCACTCGAAGCCACCTCAAACTACAATGCAAAGAAGATGGGCACATCGAGCGCCGAACTGCACCATTGTGCCAATCGTGACGAACAGTTTCAGAAGATGTATGACCTCATTGGAATCCAACTTGTTGCTTTTCACGGCGACAAGATTGGGATCTTCTGCGGAAAGCGAGATACCGCGAAAGAAGTCACGGAGAGATTCCAAGGAACGGATCTAGAGGGGCAGGTCTGCATCCATAATGGCGATAGCGACGGATTCTCTAGCGACTGCCCAATTCACGTCATGACGATGACATCGTCGAAAGGCGTCGAGTTTAGGGCGGTGCACCTCTACGGCATTGAAGAACTTCATAGCGGCAGTCCGCTCTCTCGGCCAACGCTGGCGTATACGGCCATCACGAGAGCTAAAACCGCCTTAAATTCGTACTGCACTGTAAAGACAAACTCCGAGCTTGAGTCCGCATTCGCGCAACCCAAGCACATGGAACTCGACGACCTTTTTCCGAAAAAATTATGA
- a CDS encoding response regulator transcription factor, which yields MTTADPIRILLVDDHAVVRQGFAALLKLQPDFRIAGHASSGREAIAQYPQLRPDIVLMDLNLPDTDGTVAIQAIVEQDPAARIIVLTMYDNEERLLRALRCGAKTYVLKTAEPDTLVDTIRNLANNEFSTGGLATGGAAVQRAAALERLMSPQRDLLSPRELSVLTHIARGKSNDEIASTLFMSVNTVKSHVRAVLLKLDAKSRTAAVARAVRLDIIDPGAVREG from the coding sequence GTGACCACCGCCGACCCCATCCGCATCCTGCTGGTGGACGACCATGCCGTCGTCCGGCAGGGATTTGCGGCGCTGTTGAAACTGCAGCCCGATTTCCGGATCGCCGGGCATGCGTCGTCCGGGCGTGAAGCCATCGCGCAGTATCCGCAACTGCGCCCGGACATCGTGCTGATGGATCTGAATCTTCCGGACACCGACGGAACCGTCGCGATCCAGGCCATCGTCGAACAGGATCCGGCCGCGCGGATCATCGTCTTGACCATGTACGACAACGAAGAGCGCCTGCTGCGCGCGCTGCGCTGCGGCGCGAAGACCTATGTGCTGAAGACGGCAGAACCGGACACGCTGGTCGACACGATCCGCAACCTCGCCAACAATGAGTTCTCCACGGGGGGACTCGCGACCGGCGGAGCTGCCGTACAGCGCGCAGCGGCGCTGGAACGGCTGATGTCGCCCCAGCGCGACCTGTTGTCGCCTCGCGAACTCTCCGTGTTGACGCACATCGCGCGCGGCAAGAGCAACGACGAAATCGCGTCGACGCTGTTCATGTCGGTCAACACGGTCAAATCGCATGTCCGTGCGGTGCTGCTCAAGCTCGACGCGAAATCGCGCACGGCCGCGGTGGCGCGCGCGGTGCGGCTCGATATCATCGACCCGGGCGCCGTACGGGAAGGTTGA